The following are encoded in a window of Sphaeramia orbicularis chromosome 20, fSphaOr1.1, whole genome shotgun sequence genomic DNA:
- the prdm14 gene encoding PR domain zinc finger protein 14, translating into MSVSLSSIPIVLKDKSFHAGMLKGSPARGFYPGPHPYMDFLPRTHSLLHPLKSLGRLVSDTQGSLPVNLHGGAPQFLGPHASVLHEHVWSASGMPYMSHMLPGHPLLSKPEELAAVVTEHAAGPLSTDFSSPSTDRSSSTSSPPKDTLIRLKSADASPGKTRTLYNFSEDDLFMVLYGYSGSQARSLGHAISGVSLLENSVSENQILPLDKESLDLPDGLCILQAAWGNVTHCGVFTDKSSIPKGTRFGPFQGKLVNTSEIKTYDDNTLMWEVFENGRLSHFVDGRGGSGNWMSLVKCARFPEEQNLTAIQVQGQIFYESCKEIKPGQELLVWYGDCYMQFLGIPLTLKDPREENNSVPPTEDTGEGYKCDRCGKVFAYKYYRDKHLKYTRCVDQGDRKFPCHLCNRSFEKRDRLRIHILHVHEKHRPHKCSVCGKSFSQSSSLNKHMRVHSGERPYKCVYCNKAFTASSILRTHIRQHSGERPFKCKHCGKAFASHAAHDSHVRRTHAKDKPYPCDMCGASFQDEQELKYHMKSHKKRQLLDSTVVLPSPPQTGLQEDSPTLQKNTNPNFSYTGLTVLNPEYRPWN; encoded by the exons ATGTCTGTGTCCCTGTCCAGCATCCCTATTGTGCTGAAGGACAAGAGCTTCCACGCGGGCATGCTGAAGGGAAGTCCAGCCCGTGGGTTCTACCCCGGCCCCCACCCTTACATGGACTTCCTCCCTCGGACGCACAGCCTCCTCCACCCACTCAAGTCCCTCGGTCGTCTGGTGTCGGACACTCAGGGGTCTTTGCCGGTGAATCTGCACGGCGGAGCCCCCCAGTTCCTCGGTCCCCACGCGTCGGTGCTCCACGAACACGTGTGGAGCGCGTCTGGGATGCCCTACATGAGCCACATGTTGCCCGGACATCCTCTGCTCTCCAAACCGGAGGAGCTGGCCGCAGTGGTGACAGAACACGCCGCCGGTCCACTGTCCACGGACTTCAGCAGCCCGTCCACTGACaggtcctcctccacctcctcaccCCCCAAGGACACTCTGATTCGCCTCAAGAGCGCAGACGCATCTCCGGGAAAAACGCGCACGTTGTATAATTTCAGCGAAGATGACCTGTTCATGGTTCTGTACGGATACTCCGGCAGCCAGGCGCGCAGTTTAGGACACGCAATATCAGGTGTTTCCCTGCTCGAAAACTCAG TTTCTGAAAACCAAATTCTTCCACTGGACAAAGAATCACTTGATCTCCCAGATG GACTGTGCATCCTCCAGGCAGCCTGGGGAAACGTCACCCACTGTGGAGTGTTCACAGATAAAAGCAGCATCCCTAAAGGGACACGTTTCGGCCCGTTTCAAGGCAAACTGGTCAATACCAGCGAGATCAAAACATACGACGACAACACTCTGATGTGGGAG GTGTTTGAGAACGGCCGTCTGAGTCATTTTGTGGATGGCAGGGGGGGCTCTGGGAACTGGATGTCTCTGGTGAAGTGTGCGCGTTTCCCCGAGGAGCAGAACCTGACGGCCATTCAAGTGCAGGGGCAGATCTTCTATGAGTCCTGCAAGGAGATCAAACCAGGCCAGGAGCTGCTGGTGTGGTATGGGGACTGTTACATGCAGTTCCTTGGCATCCCACTGACTCTGAAAGATCCCAGAGAGGAAAACAACAGTGTTCCTCCCACTGAAG ATACTGGTGAGGGTTACAAATGCGACAGGTGCGGGAAGGTGTTCGCATACAAATACTACAGAGACAAGCATCTGAAATACACCCGCTGCGTGGACCAGGGAGACAGGAAGTTCCCCTGTCACCTCTGCAACAGATCCTTCGAGAAAAGGGACAGATTACGGATTCACATCTTGCACGTTCACGAAAAACACAGGCCTCATAAG tgttcagtgtgtggaaaGAGTTTCTCACAGTCATCCAGCCTCAACAAACACATGCGGGTGCATTCTGGAGAGCGGCCTTACAAATGCGTTTACTGCAATAAG GCCTTTACTGCGTCCAGCATTTTACGGACGCACATTCGCCAACACTCCGGGGAGCGACCCTTCAAGTGTAAGCACTGCGGGAAGGCCTTCGCCTCCCACGCCGCCCACGACAGCCACGTCCGGCGGACACACGCCAAAGACAAACCCTATCCCTGCGACATGTGCGGAGCTTCTTTTCAGGATGAGCAGGAACTTAAATATCACATGAAAAGCCATAAAA AAAGACAGCTCTTGGACAGCACAGTAGTTCTTCCGTCTCCACCACAAACCGGATTACAGGAGGACAGTCCGACACTACAGAAAAACACCAATCCAAACTTTTCGTACACCGGGTTGACAGTTTTGAACCCAGAATATCGGCCCTGGAACTAA